From Streptomyces chrestomyceticus JCM 4735, one genomic window encodes:
- a CDS encoding dienelactone hydrolase family protein: MPTKTLQIPTPDGQADAFAAFPDDGERHPGVLLYPDAFGVRPELERKARELAGHGYYVLVPNLYYRRGPSPVIDLPEHIGEEARPAVFAQVMPLIEEHTTERVLRDAEAYLTFLTAQPEVGPGPVAVLGYCLGAVLAMRTATAHPGQVAAVAGFHPAPLVTDAPDSPHRLVSELTAEVHIGLAEGDMTPEALSEFTRALDAAGVAHTTETYPDTVHGFTMSDTAAYSPAGLQRHWDRLLPLLERTLTKG; encoded by the coding sequence GTGCCCACCAAGACCCTGCAGATCCCCACCCCGGACGGCCAGGCCGACGCGTTCGCCGCCTTCCCCGACGACGGCGAGCGGCACCCGGGAGTGCTGCTGTACCCGGACGCCTTCGGCGTACGGCCCGAGTTGGAGCGGAAGGCCCGCGAACTGGCCGGGCACGGGTACTACGTACTCGTGCCCAACCTCTACTACCGGCGCGGCCCGTCCCCGGTGATCGACCTCCCCGAGCACATTGGGGAAGAGGCTCGCCCCGCGGTCTTCGCCCAGGTGATGCCGCTGATCGAGGAACACACCACCGAGCGGGTCCTGCGCGACGCCGAGGCATACCTCACGTTCCTCACCGCCCAGCCCGAGGTCGGACCCGGGCCGGTCGCCGTGCTGGGCTACTGCCTGGGCGCCGTCCTGGCGATGCGTACCGCGACCGCCCACCCCGGCCAGGTGGCCGCCGTCGCCGGATTCCACCCCGCCCCCCTGGTCACCGACGCGCCCGACAGCCCGCACCGCCTGGTGTCCGAACTCACCGCCGAGGTCCACATCGGTCTCGCCGAGGGCGACATGACGCCCGAGGCGCTCAGCGAGTTCACCCGGGCACTGGACGCCGCCGGAGTCGCCCACACCACGGAGACCTACCCCGACACCGTCCACGGCTTCACCATGTCCGACACCGCGGCCTACAGCCCCGCCGGACTCCAGCGCCACTGGGACCGCCTGCTTCCGCTGCTGGAGCGCACCCTGACCAAGGGCTGA
- a CDS encoding SRPBCC family protein has product MPSTSLRAALLTVPLALGLLGTAAPAGATPSHPAKSLACRGKGVDPDAAVRHRTETVIHAPLHTIWKLQTDVARWPAWQSSVDTAERLDRGPLRRGSAFRWTTPIPPNPATPATSLEITSTVEQLRPGSCLRWTGPASAEGLRIDGVHVWNFAKVPGGVRVSTEETHTGEQVEANVPAATRILREGLEKWLRELKAAAETCAHHQAR; this is encoded by the coding sequence ATGCCCAGCACCAGCCTCCGAGCCGCCCTGCTCACCGTCCCGCTCGCCCTCGGCCTCCTCGGAACCGCCGCCCCCGCCGGGGCCACCCCCTCGCACCCCGCCAAGTCCCTCGCCTGCCGCGGGAAGGGCGTCGATCCCGACGCGGCCGTCCGCCACCGCACCGAGACCGTGATCCACGCGCCGCTGCACACCATCTGGAAGCTGCAGACCGACGTGGCGCGCTGGCCCGCCTGGCAGTCCTCCGTCGACACCGCGGAACGCCTGGATCGCGGCCCGCTCCGCAGGGGCTCGGCGTTCCGGTGGACGACCCCGATTCCCCCCAACCCCGCGACCCCCGCCACCAGCCTGGAGATCACCTCCACCGTCGAGCAGCTCCGGCCCGGCTCCTGCCTGCGCTGGACCGGCCCGGCGTCCGCCGAAGGGCTGCGCATCGACGGCGTCCACGTATGGAACTTCGCCAAGGTCCCCGGCGGCGTCCGGGTGAGCACCGAAGAGACGCACACCGGCGAACAGGTCGAGGCGAACGTCCCCGCCGCGACGCGGATTCTGCGCGAGGGCCTTGAGAAGTGGCTGCGCGAACTGAAGGCCGCCGCTGAAACCTGCGCCCACCACCAGGCGAGGTAG
- a CDS encoding cytochrome P450 yields the protein MSTPPQAPASGQAAHEEPLPRYPFSTRGDRLAPELDELRGRCPVARVNTNSGEQAWLVTGYELARQVLRDRSFARSVLGEADRPTQDAPILAPELLDAMNHLQQAGLRDEVLKALGRDQPDLPADWVAEVTAEGLDTMVRDGSPGDLQRHFADWVAAQCMCRLLGLPFADRDWLAVRADLDLTMVTPTPEELARNWEEIRAYMDAHMSDRRPGEPRGLIDRLADLNATHEGLTRHQLSNIVAVLFVSGYEDFASFLGVAAYNLLQRPEVMSAVRAEPETMPQCVEELLRCSVVLGNAIPRFVTKDAEIGPAQVKEGEMILLSLDAVNYDSAAFPDPKSFTPARTPNPHLRFGYGRHHCPGAHLVRRQSEVAFRVLLDRLPGIRLAVPPAEVPWHPNRMAIMPAEVPVTW from the coding sequence GTGTCCACACCACCGCAAGCGCCCGCGTCCGGCCAGGCAGCCCACGAGGAGCCCCTCCCGCGCTACCCGTTCAGCACCCGGGGCGACCGGCTCGCCCCCGAACTCGACGAGCTGCGCGGCCGCTGCCCCGTGGCCCGGGTGAACACCAACTCCGGTGAACAGGCGTGGCTGGTGACCGGGTACGAACTGGCCCGGCAGGTACTGCGGGACCGTTCCTTCGCCCGCTCCGTGCTGGGCGAGGCGGACCGTCCCACCCAGGACGCCCCGATCCTGGCGCCCGAGCTGCTCGACGCCATGAACCACCTCCAGCAGGCCGGGCTGCGCGACGAAGTGCTCAAGGCGCTCGGCCGCGACCAGCCCGACCTGCCCGCCGACTGGGTCGCGGAGGTCACCGCCGAGGGCCTGGACACCATGGTCCGGGACGGCAGCCCCGGCGACCTCCAGCGCCACTTCGCGGACTGGGTCGCCGCCCAGTGCATGTGCCGGCTGCTCGGCCTGCCGTTCGCGGACCGCGACTGGCTCGCCGTACGGGCCGACCTGGACCTGACCATGGTCACCCCGACCCCCGAGGAACTCGCCCGCAACTGGGAGGAGATCCGCGCGTACATGGACGCGCACATGTCCGACCGGCGCCCCGGCGAGCCGCGCGGCCTCATCGACCGCCTCGCCGACCTCAACGCCACCCACGAAGGGCTGACGCGGCACCAGCTCTCCAACATCGTGGCCGTCCTGTTCGTCAGCGGTTACGAGGACTTCGCGAGCTTCCTCGGGGTCGCGGCGTACAACCTGCTCCAGCGGCCCGAGGTCATGAGCGCGGTGCGGGCCGAGCCGGAGACGATGCCGCAGTGCGTGGAAGAGCTGCTGCGGTGCAGCGTCGTCCTGGGCAACGCGATTCCCCGCTTCGTCACCAAGGACGCGGAGATCGGGCCGGCCCAGGTGAAGGAGGGCGAGATGATCCTGCTCTCCCTGGACGCGGTCAACTACGACTCCGCCGCCTTCCCGGACCCCAAGTCCTTCACCCCCGCCCGCACCCCCAACCCGCATCTGCGCTTCGGCTACGGCCGCCACCACTGCCCCGGGGCCCACTTGGTCCGCCGCCAGTCCGAAGTCGCCTTCCGCGTCCTGCTCGACCGGCTGCCCGGCATCCGCCTGGCCGTACCGCCGGCCGAGGTCCCCTGGCACCCGAACCGCATGGCCATCATGCCGGCCGAGGTCCCGGTCACCTGGTGA
- a CDS encoding helix-turn-helix domain-containing protein, with amino-acid sequence MVAAQPGRVPPLRRHIEHPRGGPTVLRIILGTHLRRLREAAGVTREAAGDAIRGSHAKISRLELGRVGCKERDVADLLTLYRVTDEQERAEFLALARGTSTPGWWHRYNDVLPTWFETLIGLEEAASVIRTYEVQFVPGLLQTPEYAFAVCRLGNPQASRKEVDRRVELRLQRQALLTAPGAPRLWAVLDEAALRRPLGGPDVMSGQLRHLLAMSQLPNVTVQVAPFHLGGHAAAGGPITIMRFLEPDLPDIVYLEQLTSALYLDKRDDVDHYLAVMDRLSAQAESPRGTQAILEELIGGTRED; translated from the coding sequence ATGGTCGCCGCGCAGCCGGGGCGCGTTCCGCCCCTGCGCCGTCACATCGAACATCCCCGGGGCGGCCCGACGGTCCTGCGGATCATTCTGGGCACCCACTTGCGCCGGCTGCGTGAGGCGGCGGGCGTCACCCGTGAGGCGGCCGGCGACGCCATCCGCGGGTCGCATGCCAAGATCAGCCGGCTGGAGCTGGGCCGCGTCGGCTGCAAGGAACGCGACGTGGCCGACCTGCTGACGCTCTACCGGGTCACGGACGAGCAGGAGCGCGCCGAGTTCCTGGCGCTGGCCCGCGGGACCAGCACACCCGGGTGGTGGCACCGCTACAACGACGTACTGCCCACCTGGTTCGAGACACTCATCGGCCTGGAGGAGGCCGCCTCCGTCATCCGCACCTACGAAGTGCAGTTCGTGCCCGGCCTGTTGCAGACGCCGGAGTACGCCTTCGCGGTCTGCCGGCTCGGCAACCCGCAGGCCTCCAGGAAGGAGGTCGACCGCCGGGTGGAACTGCGCCTGCAACGGCAGGCGCTGCTCACCGCGCCCGGCGCGCCCCGGCTGTGGGCGGTGCTGGACGAGGCGGCCCTGCGGCGCCCGCTCGGCGGCCCCGACGTCATGTCGGGCCAGTTGCGGCATCTGCTGGCCATGTCGCAACTGCCCAACGTCACCGTGCAGGTCGCCCCGTTCCACCTCGGCGGGCACGCGGCGGCGGGCGGGCCGATCACGATCATGCGCTTCCTGGAACCGGACCTGCCCGACATCGTCTATCTGGAGCAACTGACCAGTGCGCTCTATCTGGACAAGCGCGACGACGTCGACCACTACCTCGCCGTGATGGACCGGCTGAGCGCCCAGGCCGAGTCCCCGCGCGGCACCCAGGCCATCCTGGAGGAGCTGATCGGGGGCACGCGGGAGGACTGA
- a CDS encoding ATP-binding protein: MTTHPAPTVRDARHAETGTEQPATNLDAFAVCALSGAYSAVAEARRFTAATLEGWGVSAPVVSDAVLVVSELTGNALRHAVPRRPGAEEPRPDLMCAAWLALAHQDAGVLCAVSDSSRAVPVLAAPDLLAEEGRGLWIVDRLSESWGWTRPDDAGKTVWAQLPVPRPTR; encoded by the coding sequence ATGACTACACATCCGGCACCGACCGTGCGCGACGCGCGCCACGCGGAAACGGGTACGGAACAGCCGGCGACCAACCTGGACGCCTTCGCCGTGTGCGCGCTCAGCGGCGCCTACAGCGCCGTCGCGGAGGCCCGCCGCTTCACCGCCGCCACCCTCGAAGGGTGGGGCGTCTCCGCGCCGGTCGTCTCGGACGCGGTCCTGGTGGTCTCGGAACTCACCGGCAACGCCCTGCGCCACGCCGTCCCCAGGCGCCCGGGCGCCGAAGAGCCCCGGCCCGACCTGATGTGCGCGGCCTGGCTGGCGCTGGCACACCAGGACGCCGGCGTCCTGTGCGCCGTCTCCGACTCCAGCCGTGCCGTCCCGGTCCTCGCGGCTCCGGACCTCCTCGCGGAGGAGGGGCGGGGCCTGTGGATCGTCGACCGGCTCAGCGAGTCCTGGGGCTGGACCCGTCCGGACGACGCCGGCAAGACAGTCTGGGCCCAGCTCCCGGTCCCACGGCCCACCCGGTGA
- a CDS encoding pyridoxamine 5'-phosphate oxidase family protein, with the protein MLPAMSRPDRERFLAEPRVGVLGVTDTRGGDRGPLIVPVWYSYEPGGEVVIETGRQTVKAQLLRAAGRFSLCAQDEGRPYRYVSVEGPVTAIDDPLDPALREALAHRYLDAEEARGYLAATSGQLTEDIAFRMRPQHWRSADFAAFAADFSEGGAGEEAAQR; encoded by the coding sequence ATGCTGCCCGCCATGTCGCGCCCCGACCGTGAACGTTTCCTCGCCGAACCGCGCGTGGGGGTCCTGGGTGTGACGGACACCAGAGGCGGTGACCGGGGGCCCCTGATCGTGCCGGTCTGGTACAGCTACGAGCCCGGTGGCGAGGTCGTCATAGAGACCGGCCGCCAGACCGTCAAGGCCCAGCTCCTGCGCGCCGCCGGACGGTTCAGCCTCTGCGCGCAGGACGAGGGACGGCCGTACCGCTACGTCAGCGTCGAGGGACCCGTCACCGCGATCGACGACCCGCTGGACCCGGCCCTGCGCGAGGCCCTGGCCCACCGCTACCTGGACGCCGAGGAGGCCCGCGGTTACCTGGCAGCGACCTCCGGCCAGCTCACGGAGGACATCGCCTTCCGGATGCGCCCGCAGCACTGGCGCAGCGCCGACTTCGCGGCCTTCGCGGCCGACTTCTCCGAAGGGGGAGCCGGGGAGGAAGCCGCCCAGCGCTGA
- a CDS encoding amidinotransferase: MTAPSATAAGTEESPAPPVNSHTEWDPLEEIIVGRLDGATIPSSHPVVTCNIPPWAARLQGLAAGYKYPRVLIERARQELDAFIALLESLDVTVRRPDAVDHRRRFGTPDWSSRGFCNTCPRDSLLVIGDEIIETPMAWPCRYFEAHSYRTVVKDYFRRGARWTAAPRPQLTDELFDADFRVPGAGEPMRYILTEFEPVFDAADFVRAGRDLFVTRSNVTNRMGIDWLRRHLGPGYRIHEIESRCRTPMHIDTTFVLLAPGKVLVNPEYIDIGRLPDVLSSWDVLVAPEPTPVDGRLLKLTSLCGKWLSMNVLMVDEKRVIAERHHTGMLRALEKWGFEPIPCDLLHYAPFGGSFHCATLDVRRRGTLQTYF, from the coding sequence ATGACGGCCCCCTCGGCCACGGCGGCCGGCACCGAGGAGAGCCCGGCTCCGCCGGTCAATTCGCACACCGAGTGGGACCCGCTGGAGGAGATCATCGTAGGCCGCCTCGACGGCGCGACGATCCCGTCCAGCCACCCGGTCGTGACCTGCAACATCCCGCCGTGGGCGGCGCGGCTGCAAGGGCTCGCCGCCGGTTACAAGTACCCCAGGGTGCTGATCGAACGGGCCCGGCAGGAGCTCGACGCGTTCATCGCGCTCCTGGAGTCCCTCGACGTCACCGTCCGGCGTCCGGACGCGGTCGACCACCGGCGGCGCTTCGGCACCCCCGACTGGTCGTCCCGAGGCTTCTGCAACACCTGCCCCCGCGACAGCCTGCTGGTGATCGGCGACGAGATCATCGAAACGCCGATGGCCTGGCCGTGCCGGTACTTCGAGGCGCACTCCTACCGCACGGTCGTCAAGGACTACTTCCGGCGGGGCGCGCGCTGGACGGCGGCACCGCGACCACAGCTCACGGACGAACTGTTCGACGCGGACTTCCGCGTCCCGGGGGCCGGCGAGCCCATGCGCTACATCCTCACCGAGTTCGAGCCGGTGTTCGACGCGGCGGACTTCGTCCGTGCGGGACGCGACCTGTTCGTCACCCGCAGCAATGTCACCAACCGGATGGGCATCGACTGGCTGCGCCGCCACCTCGGCCCCGGCTACCGCATCCACGAGATCGAGAGCCGCTGCCGCACCCCGATGCACATCGACACCACCTTCGTCCTGCTCGCACCCGGAAAGGTGCTGGTCAACCCCGAGTACATCGACATCGGCCGGCTGCCCGACGTGCTGTCCTCGTGGGACGTCCTGGTCGCCCCGGAACCCACCCCGGTCGACGGCCGGCTGCTCAAGCTCACCTCGCTGTGCGGCAAGTGGCTGAGCATGAACGTGCTCATGGTCGACGAGAAGCGGGTGATCGCGGAACGGCACCACACCGGGATGCTGCGCGCGCTGGAGAAGTGGGGGTTCGAGCCCATCCCGTGCGACCTGCTGCACTACGCGCCGTTCGGCGGCTCGTTCCACTGCGCGACCCTCGACGTCCGGCGGCGCGGCACGCTCCAGACGTACTTCTGA
- a CDS encoding thioester reductase domain-containing protein, translating into MTAERFVTLPEVEPGGPLYRTGDRAVRHADGLLEYRGRLDRQVKLRGARIELDEVETRLRAHPEVGEAAVEVDGHSLTAYVTATVPGRPLPLADLRAYCAKWLPPQAVPALIPLDRFPVTSGGKIDRSRLKPTAPPPGPSDAAEAARRPDEPEATDGLSGLLTEVWHQVLRVRPTPQDDFFLLGGDSLLASEAVTRTLAVLGLDAALGSTLIRALLAAPTLESFTAAVRGVRGGTGGPAGGQEPAVDFAAETGLGFALPPAEGPAPNPHDPKDVLLTGASGFVGGFLLHRLLHATAARVHCPVRATSPAHARQRVRTALTRYGLHLDEADWQRVECFPGDLTQPRLGLDHERADALAQRLDLIVHNGARVNFLYPYQQLRPANVDGTREVVRIAARRRVPVHFVSTVAVVAGFGTAGVREVDEDLPPAHADGLTMGYAESKWVAEGVLRRAAEQGLPVAVYRPYEVTGDRTHGACNTETAICSLFKMIADTGLAPDIELPMDFVPVDHLAESLVHIATHRPADGRVYHLTNPRPAMLSDVLDRMRAAGFTLRTLPYDAWVAELVRHVAENPTSATAPFVSLCVDRSRTADMSVKEMYLKGTFPVLGRRNAEEALADSGLHCPPVDAALLDRYLEYFFTSGYLTRPAAGRGPASGTERIPGSEPVSGAEPVSGTAAAPRTEHSR; encoded by the coding sequence TTGACCGCCGAGCGGTTCGTGACGCTGCCCGAGGTCGAGCCGGGCGGGCCGCTGTACCGCACCGGCGACCGGGCCGTACGGCACGCCGACGGGCTGCTGGAGTACCGCGGACGGCTCGACCGCCAGGTCAAGCTGCGCGGCGCCCGCATCGAGCTGGACGAGGTGGAGACGCGCCTACGGGCCCACCCCGAGGTCGGCGAAGCGGCCGTCGAGGTCGACGGGCACTCCCTGACCGCCTACGTCACGGCCACCGTCCCCGGCCGCCCGCTGCCGCTGGCCGACCTGCGCGCGTACTGCGCCAAGTGGCTGCCCCCGCAGGCCGTCCCGGCCCTGATACCCCTGGACCGCTTCCCGGTCACCAGCGGCGGCAAGATCGACCGCAGCCGTCTGAAGCCGACCGCGCCACCGCCCGGCCCCAGCGACGCCGCGGAGGCCGCGCGGCGCCCGGACGAGCCGGAGGCCACCGACGGCCTGTCCGGCCTCCTCACGGAGGTGTGGCACCAGGTGCTGCGCGTCCGGCCCACGCCCCAGGACGACTTCTTCCTCCTCGGCGGCGACTCCCTGCTCGCCTCGGAGGCCGTCACCCGCACCCTCGCCGTACTCGGCCTCGACGCGGCCCTGGGCTCCACCCTCATCAGGGCGCTGCTGGCCGCGCCCACCCTCGAAAGCTTCACCGCCGCCGTACGCGGAGTCCGCGGCGGCACCGGCGGACCGGCCGGCGGCCAGGAACCGGCCGTCGACTTCGCGGCGGAGACCGGACTCGGCTTCGCCCTCCCGCCTGCCGAAGGCCCGGCACCGAACCCGCACGACCCGAAGGACGTCCTGCTCACGGGCGCTTCCGGCTTCGTCGGCGGCTTCCTGCTGCACCGTCTGCTGCACGCGACGGCCGCCCGCGTCCACTGCCCCGTACGGGCGACGAGCCCCGCCCACGCCCGGCAGCGGGTCCGCACCGCCCTCACCCGCTACGGTCTGCACCTCGATGAGGCCGACTGGCAGCGCGTGGAGTGCTTCCCCGGGGACCTGACCCAGCCACGGCTGGGGCTCGACCACGAGCGCGCCGACGCGCTGGCCCAGCGTCTGGACCTGATCGTGCACAACGGTGCCCGGGTCAACTTCCTCTACCCCTACCAGCAGTTGCGCCCGGCGAACGTCGACGGAACCCGCGAGGTCGTCCGGATCGCCGCGCGCCGCCGGGTACCGGTGCACTTCGTGTCCACCGTCGCGGTCGTCGCGGGCTTCGGCACCGCCGGGGTGCGCGAGGTGGACGAGGACCTGCCGCCGGCCCACGCCGACGGGCTGACCATGGGGTACGCGGAGAGCAAGTGGGTCGCCGAAGGGGTGCTGCGGCGGGCGGCCGAGCAGGGCCTGCCGGTGGCCGTCTACCGGCCGTACGAGGTCACGGGCGACCGGACGCACGGCGCGTGCAATACCGAGACGGCCATCTGCTCGCTGTTCAAGATGATCGCCGACACGGGGCTGGCCCCCGACATCGAGCTGCCGATGGACTTCGTGCCCGTCGACCACCTCGCCGAGTCCCTGGTGCACATCGCCACGCACCGGCCGGCCGACGGCCGGGTCTACCACCTGACCAACCCGCGACCGGCGATGCTGTCGGACGTCCTCGACCGGATGCGCGCGGCGGGCTTCACCCTGCGCACCCTGCCGTACGACGCCTGGGTCGCCGAGCTCGTCCGGCACGTCGCCGAGAACCCGACGAGCGCCACGGCGCCGTTCGTGTCCCTGTGCGTGGACCGCAGCCGCACCGCCGACATGTCCGTCAAGGAGATGTACCTCAAGGGCACCTTCCCGGTCCTGGGGCGGCGCAACGCCGAGGAGGCGCTGGCCGACAGCGGGCTGCACTGCCCGCCGGTCGACGCCGCCCTGCTGGACCGCTACCTGGAGTACTTCTTCACCTCCGGCTACCTCACGCGCCCGGCGGCCGGCCGCGGGCCCGCATCCGGGACCGAGCGAATACCGGGGAGTGAGCCGGTCTCCGGGGCCGAGCCGGTATCCGGGACCGCCGCCGCACCACGCACGGAGCACAGCCGATGA
- a CDS encoding cytochrome P450 family protein — MSRTEAAAPDAPVPDAAPETLIPVPETAPGTAGPPCAYARLRTEAPVVKAQLPNGETGWLISRYEDARAAFADPRLVRPLLSAWPPREGADAPPPCLPTFLEMTGAHHERVRRTVLPMFGRRQLSFMESRIRAMAGELVDTMVAGAAGGTADLVASYAEPLPLRVLCETVGLPYEDREIYLPHTLALLGAAGLTMEEVLAALYALQDYAADLIARKERDGDGEDYIRLLLALARRPDSEITRDDVVSFVVTMLMAGYKTNIQHTGNALLALLTHPEQLRTLRAAPERIPTAVEELLRYVPLMNAINILVATEDFTLHGQHIRAGDAVVPVPASANRDPAAFAEPDRLDLARTPNPHIAFGHGPHACTGGNLTRMQLTIAIQVLLERLPDLELAVPAESIDWDESTPLRAPARLPVRW, encoded by the coding sequence ATGAGCCGAACCGAAGCCGCCGCCCCGGACGCCCCCGTCCCGGACGCCGCCCCCGAAACCCTCATCCCCGTCCCGGAGACCGCCCCCGGCACCGCCGGACCGCCGTGCGCCTACGCCCGCCTGCGGACCGAAGCCCCCGTCGTCAAGGCCCAGCTCCCGAACGGCGAGACGGGCTGGCTCATCAGCCGCTACGAGGACGCGCGCGCCGCGTTCGCCGACCCGCGGCTCGTCCGGCCCCTGCTGTCGGCCTGGCCGCCCCGCGAAGGGGCCGACGCCCCGCCGCCGTGCCTGCCGACCTTCCTGGAGATGACGGGCGCGCACCACGAGCGCGTACGGCGCACCGTCCTGCCGATGTTCGGCCGGCGGCAGTTGTCCTTCATGGAGTCCCGCATCCGCGCGATGGCCGGGGAACTCGTCGACACGATGGTGGCCGGGGCGGCCGGCGGCACCGCCGACCTCGTCGCCTCCTACGCCGAGCCGCTGCCCCTGCGGGTGCTGTGCGAGACCGTCGGCCTGCCGTACGAGGACCGGGAGATCTACCTGCCGCACACCCTCGCACTCCTGGGCGCCGCCGGGCTGACGATGGAGGAGGTGCTCGCCGCCCTGTACGCCCTGCAGGACTACGCCGCCGACCTCATCGCCCGCAAGGAACGCGACGGCGACGGCGAGGACTACATCCGGCTCCTGCTGGCCCTGGCCCGCCGGCCGGACAGCGAGATCACCCGCGACGACGTGGTGAGCTTTGTCGTCACCATGCTCATGGCCGGCTACAAGACCAACATCCAGCACACGGGCAACGCCCTGCTCGCGCTGCTCACCCACCCCGAGCAGTTGCGCACCCTGCGTGCGGCGCCCGAGCGGATCCCCACCGCGGTGGAGGAACTGCTGCGCTACGTCCCGTTGATGAACGCCATCAACATCCTCGTGGCGACCGAGGACTTCACCCTGCACGGGCAGCACATCCGGGCCGGTGACGCGGTCGTGCCCGTACCGGCGTCCGCCAACCGCGACCCGGCGGCGTTCGCCGAGCCCGACCGCCTCGACCTGGCCCGGACCCCCAACCCGCACATCGCCTTCGGGCACGGCCCGCACGCGTGCACCGGCGGGAACCTGACCCGTATGCAGTTGACCATCGCGATCCAGGTGCTGCTGGAACGGCTCCCGGACCTCGAACTCGCCGTCCCGGCCGAGAGCATCGACTGGGACGAGTCCACGCCGCTGCGCGCACCGGCCCGGCTCCCCGTGCGCTGGTGA
- a CDS encoding AMP-binding protein: MTDTYVSSRPLAGRPQAPGARTPAPGYPRDSRIPELFEAQAAALPQAPAARHGDRTLTYGQLDAHADALADRLVAGGVRPGDLIGVCGSRSLEALVALLGILKAGCAYVPLDEELPPARLRAMAEDAGISAAVTLPGSTRRVRGLRVSVEVGSLDRPVPERAAGPVPGRATGSAADCAYVAFTSGTTGRPKPVALSHRGVVRLVLSDPGLTPPAPGDGVLHAYSLSSDASTIEIWSALLTGACLVVADREELLSPTALERLFHAGGVTVAYLTTSVFHLVARTRPEALAGLRFVSAGGEAMDPRLANAVLAACPRTTVVNFYGPTENAVVSTAHVLTPLPRTPRTSPWDAPSALPPATSCGPTARPRGRARKGSCTSAATGWRWATSATRS, from the coding sequence ATGACCGACACGTACGTTTCTTCACGCCCGTTAGCCGGGCGGCCCCAGGCCCCGGGCGCCCGCACGCCGGCGCCCGGCTACCCACGGGACAGCCGCATCCCGGAGCTGTTCGAGGCACAGGCCGCGGCGCTGCCGCAGGCCCCGGCGGCCCGGCACGGGGACCGCACCCTGACCTATGGCCAACTCGACGCCCACGCCGACGCGTTGGCGGACCGTCTGGTCGCCGGAGGGGTCCGGCCAGGTGATCTGATAGGCGTGTGCGGCAGCCGCTCCCTGGAAGCGCTGGTGGCGCTGCTGGGCATCCTCAAGGCCGGCTGCGCGTACGTACCGCTCGACGAGGAACTGCCGCCGGCCCGGCTGCGGGCCATGGCCGAGGACGCGGGCATCAGCGCCGCGGTCACCCTGCCGGGCAGCACGCGCCGGGTGCGCGGTCTACGCGTGTCAGTCGAGGTCGGCTCCCTCGACCGGCCCGTCCCCGAGCGCGCGGCCGGCCCCGTCCCCGGCCGGGCCACCGGCTCCGCCGCCGACTGCGCCTACGTCGCCTTCACTTCCGGCACGACCGGCCGGCCCAAGCCCGTGGCGCTGTCCCACCGCGGCGTGGTCCGCCTCGTGCTGTCCGACCCCGGCCTCACGCCGCCCGCCCCGGGCGACGGAGTGCTGCACGCCTACAGCCTGTCCTCCGACGCCTCGACCATCGAGATCTGGAGCGCGCTGCTGACCGGCGCCTGCCTGGTCGTCGCCGACCGCGAGGAACTGCTCTCGCCCACCGCCCTGGAGCGGCTGTTCCACGCGGGCGGCGTCACCGTGGCGTACCTGACGACGAGCGTCTTCCACCTCGTCGCCCGGACCCGCCCCGAGGCGCTGGCCGGCCTGCGGTTCGTCTCCGCGGGCGGCGAGGCGATGGACCCGCGCCTGGCCAACGCCGTCCTCGCGGCCTGCCCCCGCACCACGGTGGTCAACTTCTACGGCCCGACCGAAAACGCGGTGGTCTCCACCGCCCATGTGCTCACCCCCCTCCCGAGGACGCCGCGCACGTCCCCCTGGGACGCCCCTTCGGCGCTTCCACCTGCCACGTCCTGCGGGCCGACGGCTCGCCCGCGCGGCCGGGCGAGGAAGGGGAGCTGTACGTCGGCGGCGACGGGCTGGCGCTGGGCTACCTCGGCGACCCGCAGTTGA
- a CDS encoding DUF397 domain-containing protein: MESLPNGICASAIEGAVWRKSSRSNPNGNCVELAVLADGGVAVRNSRHTGGPALVYTRDEIAAFVQGAKDGDFDDLTGTG, translated from the coding sequence ATGGAGTCATTGCCCAACGGCATATGCGCCAGCGCCATCGAGGGTGCGGTGTGGCGCAAGAGCTCCCGCAGCAACCCCAACGGGAACTGCGTCGAGCTGGCCGTTCTCGCCGACGGCGGGGTGGCGGTACGCAACTCCCGGCACACGGGAGGGCCCGCACTGGTCTACACCCGCGACGAGATCGCGGCCTTCGTCCAGGGAGCCAAGGACGGGGATTTCGACGACCTGACCGGGACCGGCTGA